The following are encoded together in the Pseudomonas maumuensis genome:
- a CDS encoding PilW family protein, which translates to MRRGQAGVGLVEVLLAVALGALLLVAAGQLFGQAYQAWRLHGASARLQDDARLVLQRLAEDIRMAGMFGCLRLDAADFADPEAALAFARPIEVNADSLTLVGAELPGLLGAPDWTVLTDCRSWARVQRGQHVSGDALLALPVRRVTYRVRNGSLLFTSNVQHASLVDNVQALRIRHDDGRVDIELLMQDRDHGLEQRHTLSVAVRNPEGGV; encoded by the coding sequence ATGAGACGTGGGCAAGCGGGCGTCGGGTTGGTCGAGGTGTTGCTGGCCGTGGCTCTGGGAGCGTTGTTGCTGGTGGCGGCGGGCCAGTTGTTCGGCCAGGCCTATCAGGCCTGGCGGCTGCACGGCGCCTCGGCGAGGCTGCAGGACGATGCTCGCTTGGTCCTGCAGCGCCTGGCCGAGGATATCCGTATGGCGGGCATGTTCGGCTGTCTGCGCCTGGACGCGGCGGACTTCGCCGATCCAGAGGCTGCGTTGGCGTTCGCCAGGCCGATCGAAGTCAACGCGGACAGCCTGACGCTGGTGGGCGCCGAGCTACCGGGGTTGCTCGGTGCGCCGGACTGGACCGTGCTCACCGACTGTCGTAGTTGGGCGCGGGTCCAGCGTGGGCAGCATGTGTCTGGTGATGCCTTGCTGGCTTTGCCAGTGCGCCGGGTTACCTACCGGGTGCGCAATGGCAGCTTGTTGTTTACCAGTAATGTCCAGCACGCCAGCTTGGTCGACAATGTCCAGGCCCTGCGGATACGCCATGACGACGGTCGTGTCGATATCGAGCTGCTCATGCAGGACCGCGATCACGGTCTGGAGCAGCGCCATACGTTGAGTGTGGCTGTACGCAACCCTGAGGGAGGCGTATGA
- the pilV gene encoding type IV pilus modification protein PilV produces the protein MRAKEGGMTLLEVLLTMMVLALGMFAAAALQVRGMQAVERAQRDGQALQLAQGMLERVRASGTLDAGEESAWRVRVTEALGTSAQGRIRRHADMLALEVHWPALPGGRPALQLQGRVLP, from the coding sequence ATGCGAGCGAAGGAAGGCGGGATGACGCTGCTGGAGGTGCTGTTGACGATGATGGTGCTGGCGCTTGGCATGTTCGCCGCGGCGGCCTTGCAGGTGCGCGGCATGCAGGCGGTCGAGCGTGCCCAGCGCGACGGTCAGGCGTTGCAGTTGGCCCAGGGCATGCTCGAGCGGGTGAGGGCGAGCGGCACGCTCGACGCGGGGGAGGAGAGTGCCTGGCGGGTGCGGGTCACCGAGGCGCTCGGCACCTCGGCGCAAGGGAGAATCAGGCGTCACGCCGACATGCTGGCGCTCGAGGTGCATTGGCCTGCCTTGCCTGGGGGGCGCCCTGCCTTGCAGCTACAGGGCAGGGTGCTGCCATGA
- a CDS encoding GspH/FimT family pseudopilin, which yields MMCALTIGSLLTHLGITAYTKLGETLQLAAVARELAQALRAARNQAALQRQALTVHPLEGDWGKGWRVSQERDGQVLREHRLARPVKVVASSTREVRFSRRGAPVGVGFGGITLNICQRSGPGSQHQVVLSPSGRVSLRSDEGRRCAGD from the coding sequence ATGATGTGCGCACTGACGATTGGCAGTCTGCTGACACACCTAGGGATAACGGCCTACACAAAGCTCGGCGAAACCCTGCAACTGGCCGCCGTGGCCCGGGAACTGGCACAGGCGTTACGTGCTGCGCGTAACCAGGCCGCGCTGCAACGGCAGGCGCTGACGGTTCACCCATTGGAAGGTGACTGGGGCAAGGGTTGGCGTGTGTCGCAGGAACGCGACGGCCAGGTATTGCGCGAACATCGTCTGGCCAGGCCGGTGAAGGTAGTGGCCAGTTCCACGCGGGAGGTGCGCTTCAGCCGGCGGGGGGCGCCGGTAGGGGTCGGCTTTGGCGGCATCACGCTGAACATCTGCCAACGCAGCGGGCCTGGCAGCCAGCATCAGGTGGTGCTGAGCCCCAGTGGCCGGGTCAGCCTGCGCAGCGACGAGGGCCGCCGCTGTGCAGGTGACTGA
- the ispH gene encoding 4-hydroxy-3-methylbut-2-enyl diphosphate reductase, with translation MQIKLANPRGFCAGVDRAIEIVNRALEVFGPPIYVRHEVVHNKFVVEDLRNRGAIFVEELDQVPDDVIVIFSAHGVSQAVRQEAAGRGLKVFDATCPLVTKVHIEVAKYSRDGRETILIGHEGHPEVEGTMGQYDASNGGAIYLVEDEEDVAQLQVNDPDHLAFVTQTTLSMDDTSRVIDALRARFPNIGGPRKDDICYATQNRQDAVKQLADECDVVLVVGSPNSSNSNRLRELAERMSTPAYLIDGAEDLQRSWFDGAERIGITAGASAPEVLVRGVIEQLKAWGATGAEELDGREENITFSMPKELRVRSLI, from the coding sequence ATGCAAATCAAACTCGCCAACCCGCGCGGCTTCTGCGCCGGGGTCGACCGGGCGATCGAGATCGTCAACCGCGCCCTGGAAGTCTTCGGCCCGCCGATCTATGTGCGCCACGAAGTCGTGCACAACAAGTTCGTGGTCGAAGACCTGCGCAACCGTGGCGCGATCTTCGTCGAAGAGCTGGACCAGGTGCCGGACGACGTCATTGTCATCTTCAGTGCCCATGGTGTTTCCCAGGCCGTGCGCCAGGAAGCCGCCGGCCGTGGCCTGAAGGTGTTCGACGCCACCTGTCCGCTGGTGACCAAGGTGCATATCGAAGTTGCCAAGTACAGCCGCGACGGCCGTGAGACCATCCTCATCGGCCACGAAGGGCACCCGGAAGTCGAAGGCACCATGGGCCAGTACGACGCCAGCAACGGCGGCGCCATCTACCTCGTCGAGGACGAGGAGGATGTCGCCCAGTTGCAGGTGAACGACCCGGATCACCTGGCCTTCGTCACCCAGACCACCCTGTCGATGGACGATACCAGCCGGGTGATCGATGCCCTGCGCGCACGCTTCCCGAACATCGGCGGCCCGCGCAAGGACGACATCTGCTATGCCACGCAAAACCGCCAGGACGCCGTCAAGCAACTGGCCGACGAATGTGACGTGGTGCTGGTGGTCGGCAGCCCCAACAGCTCCAACTCCAACCGCCTGCGCGAGTTGGCCGAGCGCATGAGCACGCCGGCCTACTTGATCGACGGTGCCGAGGACCTGCAACGCAGCTGGTTCGACGGTGCTGAACGCATCGGTATCACCGCCGGTGCCTCGGCGCCCGAGGTGTTGGTGCGTGGCGTGATCGAGCAGCTCAAGGCCTGGGGCGCCACCGGCGCCGAAGAGCTCGACGGGCGCGAAGAGAACATTACCTTCTCGATGCCCAAGGAGCTGCGGGTTCGCTCGCTGATCTGA
- a CDS encoding FKBP-type peptidyl-prolyl cis-trans isomerase, giving the protein MTETRIGQNTEVTLHFALHLENGDTVDSTFDKAPATFKVGDGNLLPGFENALFGFKAGDQRKLSIAPENAFGQHNPQNVQVMPRSQFEGMELSEGLLVIFNDAANTELPGVVKAFDDNQVTIDFNHPLAGKTLNFEVQILDVKAV; this is encoded by the coding sequence ATGACTGAGACCCGTATCGGCCAGAACACCGAAGTCACCCTGCACTTCGCGCTGCACCTGGAAAACGGCGACACCGTCGACAGCACCTTCGACAAGGCCCCGGCCACGTTCAAGGTCGGCGACGGCAACCTGCTGCCGGGCTTCGAGAACGCCCTGTTCGGCTTCAAGGCCGGTGACCAGCGCAAGCTGAGCATCGCCCCGGAGAACGCCTTCGGCCAGCACAACCCGCAGAACGTGCAGGTGATGCCGCGCTCGCAGTTCGAAGGCATGGAGCTGTCCGAAGGGCTACTGGTGATCTTCAACGACGCCGCCAACACCGAGCTGCCGGGTGTGGTCAAAGCGTTCGACGACAACCAGGTGACCATCGATTTCAACCATCCACTGGCTGGCAAGACCCTGAACTTCGAGGTGCAGATCCTCGACGTGAAGGCCGTGTGA
- the lspA gene encoding signal peptidase II, with protein MPKLSAGRFGRLAWLWLSLVVLVLDQATKVYFEGALSLYQQIVVIPDYFSWTLAYNTGAAFSFLADSSGWQRWLFAVIAVVVSAVLVVWLKRLGRDETWLAVALALVLGGALGNLYDRVVLGHVVDFILVHWQNRYYFPAFNLADSAITVGAVMLALDMFKSKKSEEAVHD; from the coding sequence ATGCCTAAGCTTTCCGCGGGGCGCTTCGGGCGCCTTGCCTGGCTCTGGCTGAGCCTGGTGGTGCTGGTCCTCGACCAGGCCACCAAGGTCTACTTCGAGGGCGCGCTGAGCCTGTACCAGCAGATCGTGGTCATCCCCGACTACTTCAGCTGGACCCTGGCCTATAACACCGGCGCGGCGTTCAGCTTCCTGGCCGATAGCTCCGGCTGGCAGCGTTGGCTGTTCGCCGTGATCGCCGTGGTGGTCAGTGCCGTGCTGGTGGTCTGGCTCAAGCGCCTGGGGCGTGACGAAACCTGGCTGGCCGTGGCCCTGGCCCTGGTGCTGGGCGGTGCATTGGGCAACCTGTACGACCGCGTGGTGCTCGGCCATGTGGTCGACTTCATCCTGGTGCATTGGCAGAACCGCTACTACTTCCCGGCCTTCAACCTGGCCGACAGCGCCATCACCGTGGGCGCGGTGATGCTGGCGCTGGATATGTTCAAGAGCAAGAAGTCCGAGGAAGCCGTCCATGACTGA